The following nucleotide sequence is from Gasterosteus aculeatus chromosome 5, fGasAcu3.hap1.1, whole genome shotgun sequence.
CTTCATGCTTTCACTCTGTGTTGCCAGAGGGCGCCCCCCCAGCGGAGATCCGCTCTCCTTTCGCTCCCATCCGTCTGGGTACGCTCCTCAGCTGTCTTGTGATCGCGGCCTTCCACATCTACCACAAGGACGCGGCGTAAGGAATGTCTGCTTACAGAGTCAATTGGCCCGGTACTTTGGTTCAGGGAGGACTGATGTCGCAGCAGACACACGTTCCCTCTTTTCGCAGGTCAGAAAATCACCTCCTGGCAGCCTGCTTTTCCAAACTGATGACGGACAACGTCCTCCCTAATTACAAGAACGTTAAAGGTGCGGACGCTGTTGAGACGGAGACAAAGGCGCCGCGTTGTGCAGGAATAGTGGCGTAACTGCAGTTGTGATCCAGGCTTCGTGTTTAGGCAGCCGGACTGCGCGGCGGTGGCCGTGAGCTACTCAAAGAGGAGCTGGGACGTCTATCAGGCCTACAACAGAGGCCGGAAAGTGACCTGCAGACACCTGCTGGGGATGTTCAAGGTGCAACATGCTGCAACACAAAGATTTCGTCATGCAAATCAATCATTTCATTCTCTCATTTCGACCCAttggtgaatattttattgACCCCTCCAGGATCTCCGCCTGCTGGACACCAACCTGACCCCTGCGAGATTACTGCAGATCATCACAGCAGAGAGCCGCGACCGCGACAACCCGTCTGCCTGCCTGGACGTGGAGGTCGGCCCGTAGCGTtctcccccgccctcccccccgacTCCCTCGTCTCCTTCTAATGGTTCATTAGCAGATTAGCATTCATCTACCTTCCCTTTAGTCCCTTTTCCCACTTCTTCTGCTGCAGATTACATTCCTGGAGTTCTTTGAGGTACTTCTGGGCTCTGCTGAGGTGACGTGTCAGCGGGGGTCCGAAGGGCTGGGGGGGGGCCTGTCCTCCCCATCAGGCCCCGAGGCAGAGGCCAGTGAGCGTGTCACGGAGGTGATTTTTAGAAGCTCAGACTGGGATTCTGCTGTTAATGAAGTTGCAGAATAAAACTGTGAATCTCACACAAGAGAACAGACAGAAGATTAACTCTCCAGTGAATTCGCCCATCACTCCTGACATGTGCAGCTCCACAGCGGTGGAGGTTGGTGTAGCATCAAATGGATTCAGTCAGTGCTTCACCTCGGCATTGATTTCACACGAGTGTCTCACACATCCTCCGTTATGTGAAGAGGAGACCTGCAGAAGCCTTATCGCTAAATCGTCAGATCACACAAATATGCAGGGCGCCGAGTTTAAAGAACTATTgtatttttatcttttcataGACAAGGAAGTcaaatgatgcagcagaaacGTCCACTGATCAGACTGCTGAGAGTCAACAAGATGTTGAGACTAAAGCCTCTGAgaaacctccgtctgcaggttTGTTGGTATTTATTAAGTATGAATTGTAGACGGGAAAAGGACTTCTGCACTCCTCGAGAAGCTTTGCTGAGAAAGCAAACAAAGTGCTGTGACTGGAGAACAGATTGTGTGTCATCATCCCTTCAGGGCAAAGCAGTGAGACGAAAGAGGAACCAAGCAGAGGAATTGAGGCACGAGGCTGCGAGGTGGAGCTCCGGAAGCAGACCATCCACCAGTTCTTCAAACACGTCTTCTTCCCGGCTTTTGAACACAACCAGTTGGTGTCTAGAAGAAttgaggaggagaagctccgccggGAGGCACAGAGACCTCCTGCTCagccaaagcccccccccagaGGGACAGGCAGCACCTCCAGCAACACACAGCTAGCCTTTTAGCTTGGTCAGCTGAGAGTATTTTCTAATCAATGAAGCCTTCTTCTAGATTTACCCAAGAAACCAACTtatttaaatgaaggaaatcCAAGTTCTTCACTGGGCGCTTTCATGATAAATGCATCAGAACAGCCACTAGATGGCATCACCGCTCCTACCAGAAGCCCCATCGCAGCAGCATCTCACTCCTGTGCTCCTGTGTTACAGGTAGAGGGGCCATTATTTCTGTCTGAACTACAGTgaccaataaaataaaacgggTATAAATGAAGATGACAGTTCCACTTTGTTGTAACTAGAACTTTAATtgtaaacacaaatatatttacacattttcctGTCACttacatatatatttcatattttcatcaGTAAAAAGGTTGTAGAAAAGTATAAGATAATGTCTGGGCTGCACATCAGAGGGGAGGTGTGAAGACCATGAGGTCacttggacagacggactggcGGATCCGATCCTTCAGGTCCGGGGTGAAGAGAAGCATGGTCGACTAAAGAGCGCGTGAAGACAAACACAGTGAGATCATTCAGCAATGACACACAACATGTAGCAGTGATAATTAAGTCCAATGTGGATTAAAAGataaatttttttaaataaaaagacaccaaaagagaaagaaaggaagaactTTGACCTGTGGTGACTGAAGGTTTAGCGCTGAACCCACCGCTGGAAGGGCTGTGAGGACGTGAGACGTGAGCGAAGAAAGGAGTTTAAAACGGTCCCTCATAACAGAGCGATCACTACGGTTTATCAGCGTGGTCTGATATTTCAGGATTGACAGTTAAAGAGGAGCTCATGGTTTTAAATTGGTGTTGTTATGGTATGAAACCAGGcgtacacacagtgtgtgtgtgtgtgtgtgtgcgcccacaGCTTTCCCAGAGGCAACAATCATACCGTGTTCCGGCAGCGTAAGCAGGTCCTCTGTCTGACCTCTGGGGCTCTCCATCTCCACATCCAGCCCCCCGGGGGACAGGCTGCTTCTCTGAGACGGCAGAAGGTAACGCTCAAAGTCCAACCCGGGAATCtcctgaaaacaacaacaacaacacaatacttTGTTTACTGCAGAgcaaaatgaattttaaaaaaaacgtgtggATTTTACAGTTCAATAAAATTCAATCGGTTGTTTTAATGACATTTAGTGACGTGTGTTTACCTCAACAACCAAAGTGCCTGGTGTGAGACACACAGACTCTTGGGCCTCTTCAAGACTCAGCAcagcagggggggaggaggtgggaggccAGCTGGGAGTCACACTGGGCGACAGCGAGAAACTCGGGGATAACGAGCGCTGCGGGGTTCTGCACGGGGAGCGAGGGAGGTCCACACACACCGCGGCTGGCTCCTCGGCGACACAGATGGACGGAAGCGAATGCTCGGCGGCGGGCTCGCGCAACGCCAGAGCCGCGTCTCCCTGCACGGCCGCCGCGTCTCCCTGCACGGCCGCCGCGTCCCTGGCGGGGGAGAAACAAAGGGAGCTGTTGCTCGCCCTGTGGCGGGATGCCCGAGGAGTGCCACGCGGGGACGCCGGCGCTTGGTCCAGGGTGAGGCGGGCGGGCATGTGGCGGGGTCGGGCGGGAGAGGCGGCGGTGAGAAGGGGGGTCTGTGGCAGTGCCAGGCATCGCCGCGTGCTTCTCCTAGGCGAGAGGTAGTTGGAGCAGGGGGGGGTCTGAGGCAGCGCCGCAGCACTCGGACGGCCGGCTCTCCTCAACGAGCCTGCAGACATACGACGGCGTCATCGTTTGCCCAGCGGGGAGAAGCTGATAGCGACAGTGAGGCCTTCAGGCGTTCGCTCACCTGGCGGCTTGGCCGGGCTCTCCACCTGGAAGAAGCCCCCGTCAAAGACCACCGTCGCTGGGGGCTCGGCTCGGGACTCGGACTCCTCGGAGCTCGGGCCGGCGTCTTCTACCGCAGCGCCGGCGTCCTTTGCTGCCTTCTCTGCCTCGGCGGCCTGCTGTTTGGCTTTCATGGCCGCCTTCACGGCCGCCAGGCGAGACCTGGCGGCCTGATTGGTTCCTGTCGCCTTGGCGGGTGCAGCCGACGGTGGTTTCTGTCAAATGCACAATGCAGACGTTATTAAGCCTTTACGTCCACGCCAGGACCACTGGATATTTAGAAAGAGTCTTCACCTTCACCCCTTTCCTctgtcgggggggtgggggctcgTGCTCCTCCACCCAGCCTCGGCCCTCTGCTACTTTAAGAGCGTTGAACTTCTTATGGACATCCTCCACCTCAAAGAACGGCACAAGCACAGAGCGCGCATGAGGATCGCTGTCTGAAACACTGTGTTGTCCCGCCTCGTTCTCCTGTGGACACCCACCTGGTAATACACCATGTCCCAGAAGCCCTGCaggtcagtgcaggtggtgatCTTCTCCCCCCGGCCCAGCTCGCAGTCCTCCACCAGCCCGCTGAACTGCTTGAAGCgctccttcatcagcagcctggCTTGGCCCACAGCGGTACGCATGCGGTCTCTcactgagacagacagacagttacGACTCTCACCGGGAAAATTATGTCATTACGGACACCACGGCGTGGGCACACAGCCCGCCCACTCACTCTCTTCTGGGATGGACTCATCCTCCACTTTAGGCTCCCAGTCGGCGCACAGGGTCATCAGTCCTTCGGTTTCAGACGCGATTTCCAACCTGAAATCACACAGAGAACTAATTATTGTACAAACTTCAACCAATCGAAAAGCAATTGAAAACATCGGAGCAGGAAGATCGTGAAGCGGGACGCCACCTGAAGTACGGCACGCCCCGTTTGGATTCCAGGGGGCTGCCTGTAGTCGCGGGGGCTTCGCGGGGAGGAGAGCGGCGAGGGGActtggagggggaggagtcactCGGCTCACCCGGGGGCTGGAGGTTAAACGCGGGGACCTCTGGAAGGCTGAAGCTGGGGCTACGCAGGAAGAGCAACAGCATGGCGTTGAGACAGGAAACAACTTTCCCGTGATAAACCACAGAACGCTGAGCATCGCTGGGGCCGACCTGGGTGTAAGGAAGGCGTCTGCTGAGCGAGGAGTGAGAGGCTCGAACTTGAAGGACGACAAGCCGACGGGAGCCTTGAACATAAAACCCTTTGGAGCAAAAGAGGAGGCCTCTTCAACCGCGACGGCAGGAGCTTCCACCGCCACGTTTTGCTCTTCAGAGGAGGGCGCCGGGCCGGGGGGACGCGGCGTTTCCTGCGACTCCTACACAACACAGAACGCGTATCAGGCCAAGTTTCACTGGGGAAAATGTAGGCGCAGCTTTAACAGAGGGCGTGAAACCCAAAGGAACGCTCACCATGGTCACATCCGCCTCAACAGCTGCTGAATATTTGAGGAAAAAAGAGGGAGATGAACATAAAATGGGACAAGATGTTAATGTAAGCAATGTGAAACAGATCAGCTTCTTGACCGACATCTAACGATACCTTTACAGTCGTTTTCTCTGTAAGAAAAGGGGGCCACGTGGTTGATGAATGCTCTGCTTCTCGTGGTTCTTACATCTGAGGGTAAAGAGGAATTTAGGAACATTAAACAGCAGTTGTGTCAAACCACAACAGCAGCTTCAGTCTCCGCGATGCCGAGCTGCAGACTCACCCATCGGTTTGTCTTTCGCCACCACAGGAGCTGCTGTAACCGCCGGCCTGCTGGCCGACTTGGACCTCAAAGCTCGCACGGCGGGCTCCACTTCAGTAGGAAGGCGTGACGCAGAATGAGATGCACATAAGGGAACACAAAGGGGCGAACACAATATCCGGCCCAAACTCCCAGCTGGGTGGGAGGACGTTTACTGTCACTACTCACCTGCAGAATCGTGAATCTTGGCAGTAGCCGGAGCAGGTGCACGTTTGACAGGAGCCACGCGGCTCCTGGTTGTTCTGTCCAGAGCAGCTTGAGCTGCAGGGGGGGTGACGAGAGGTCAGGTCTGAAGTACACAAGGTCACAGAAGATGGCGcccttcatttaaaataaaaagttaaaagatTAACGCACCTTTTTTTGCCAGCGTTTTTGGATCTTGCACCGCCAGAGGCTGTAGAAAGGTTGTCTAAAGAAAAGAGATGCAACGATGTGAATATTAGATTTGCCTTTTATGGAAGTTAATAGGAGAGCATAATGAAGGTTTCTCAGAGAATTACCCTCTcaatttgctgctgctgtttcatcGACCGAGTGACTCGAACACTCTGTGATGAAGTCGAGCTCATCTTTGtctgaaataaaaagcacaagAAATGACATGTTGATTATTTGGAGTCATTCATGACtataaatgcaaaacaaagccacACCTGTTGTGATTCAGGTCACTGTATCAAATAGGAGACATTTACAGTAAACAGTAAAATCCCTCACTTCTTTTGCTCTGGTTGAGGCAGCCGGGACTACGGGCAGAGAGGGAATGGTCAGGGTGTCCTTGGGGTGATACATGCCCGTCTTGAATACCCCTTTACgttctctcttttccttctctttctcaaGAGCCTTACGCTCCTTCCAGCGCGCGAGCTGTTTCAACCGCTCTTCTCCGGCCACGTCTGTGaagaaggtgaggggggggggtcaaggctGTGGGGCACTTATTGGGAACACGTGATTATGTTGGAGTTTGGTAGACGTACCTTTAGCAGATTTGCCATTGTTCAATGTCTTCCCCtgaatgtttgaaatgttcacCGTGGCAATGGAGGCATCCAGGGAAGACATCTCCAGCTCCGGGAGCTCAGCCAGCTGCCTGCGTGTGTTCACCACCCGCTCTCGGTTTTCCTTCTGGGACTGAGATCTCCTGCGGGACATTTTCACCCTCAGCATCGACACGCTGGTGTCCCGCTGGCGCAGGTGGGCGAATGCAGAATCCATGTTCAGGAATCTGGagtaaagaggggggggggaatgtgagGTGCTGCTGCATTATATTGGATGTGCTGGACGTTATGCCACCTGGGGAAAAAATGATTAActgaaataattatatataaataaatgaggaaaGTTCTCTGCTTTAACAACGCATTCAGATGGGAATCAGTCAAAACTGCATCTAGTACATGTTGTCATTATTATACACTCAACTGGGTtatcatttaatttaacaaaacTCTTAAAAGTCAGTCAGGATCTCAAAAATGACGTCACTAAGCTCAACATCACGTCATAGTTTTCCACGGACCCTCGATTAACCCTTATAAAAATTACTCCACGGCACAACACGAAGATCGAGAACGGGTAACTAATTTTCGTGCGACACGTTTACCTGAACTATGCAACGTTAGCTACACAACAGGCGGacgttggctaacgttagcttaaagCTGCGGGTCACCGTCAGACGTTCCGTGTTAATGGTAAAGTCCGATCGAGGCTAGTCCGAGTGAACAGCAACACGTTGTGTATTAATACGAAACGTAAAGTTAGCACGTTGCCTGTCTAACGGGCCAAAGGAACTCCAAAGTGTATTTACGACGCACGAGCAAGCGTCGAACTGAACTACGGTTAAACCGGTCAAGCGGCGAACAAAAGTAGTATAACTGTGTTCTTAGAAAGTATATCAAAGCACACGTCTTACCTTTTATCTCCCAacgaaaaataaaatgatagaAAGACTCTG
It contains:
- the dlgap5 gene encoding disks large-associated protein 5 isoform X3; translated protein: MDSAFAHLRQRDTSVSMLRVKMSRRRSQSQKENRERVVNTRRQLAELPELEMSSLDASIATVNISNIQGKTLNNGKSAKDVAGEERLKQLARWKERKALEKEKEKRERKGVFKTGMYHPKDTLTIPSLPVVPAASTRAKETKMSSTSSQSVRVTRSMKQQQQIERTTFLQPLAVQDPKTLAKKAQAALDRTTRSRVAPVKRAPAPATAKIHDSAVEPAVRALRSKSASRPAVTAAPVVAKDKPMDVRTTRSRAFINHVAPFSYRENDCKAAVEADVTMETPRPPGPAPSSEEQNVAVEAPAVAVEEASSFAPKGFMFKAPVGLSSFKFEPLTPRSADAFLTPSPSFSLPEVPAFNLQPPGEPSDSSPSKSPRRSPPREAPATTGSPLESKRGVPYFRLEIASETEGLMTLCADWEPKVEDESIPEEMRDRMRTAVGQARLLMKERFKQFSGLVEDCELGRGEKITTCTDLQGFWDMVYYQVEDVHKKFNALKVAEGRGWVEEHEPPPPRQRKGVKKPPSAAPAKATGTNQAARSRLAAVKAAMKAKQQAAEAEKAAKDAGAAVEDAGPSSEESESRAEPPATVVFDGGFFQVESPAKPPGSLRRAGRPSAAALPQTPPCSNYLSPRRSTRRCLALPQTPLLTAASPARPRHMPARLTLDQAPASPRGTPRASRHRASNSSLCFSPARDAAAVQGDAAAVQGDAALALREPAAEHSLPSICVAEEPAAVCVDLPRSPCRTPQRSLSPSFSLSPSVTPSWPPTSSPPAVLSLEEAQESVCLTPGTLVVEEIPGLDFERYLLPSQRSSLSPGGLDVEMESPRGQTEDLLTLPEHALPAVGSALNLQSPQSTMLLFTPDLKDRIRQSVCPSDLMVFTPPL
- the dlgap5 gene encoding disks large-associated protein 5 isoform X1, which produces MDSAFAHLRQRDTSVSMLRVKMSRRRSQSQKENRERVVNTRRQLAELPELEMSSLDASIATVNISNIQGKTLNNGKSAKDVAGEERLKQLARWKERKALEKEKEKRERKGVFKTGMYHPKDTLTIPSLPVVPAASTRAKETKMSSTSSQSVRVTRSMKQQQQIERTTFLQPLAVQDPKTLAKKAQAALDRTTRSRVAPVKRAPAPATAKIHDSAVEPAVRALRSKSASRPAVTAAPVVAKDKPMDVRTTRSRAFINHVAPFSYRENDCKAAVEADVTMESQETPRPPGPAPSSEEQNVAVEAPAVAVEEASSFAPKGFMFKAPVGLSSFKFEPLTPRSADAFLTPSPSFSLPEVPAFNLQPPGEPSDSSPSKSPRRSPPREAPATTGSPLESKRGVPYFRLEIASETEGLMTLCADWEPKVEDESIPEEMRDRMRTAVGQARLLMKERFKQFSGLVEDCELGRGEKITTCTDLQGFWDMVYYQVEDVHKKFNALKVAEGRGWVEEHEPPPPRQRKGVKKPPSAAPAKATGTNQAARSRLAAVKAAMKAKQQAAEAEKAAKDAGAAVEDAGPSSEESESRAEPPATVVFDGGFFQVESPAKPPGSLRRAGRPSAAALPQTPPCSNYLSPRRSTRRCLALPQTPLLTAASPARPRHMPARLTLDQAPASPRGTPRASRHRASNSSLCFSPARDAAAVQGDAAAVQGDAALALREPAAEHSLPSICVAEEPAAVCVDLPRSPCRTPQRSLSPSFSLSPSVTPSWPPTSSPPAVLSLEEAQESVCLTPGTLVVEEIPGLDFERYLLPSQRSSLSPGGLDVEMESPRGQTEDLLTLPEHALPAVGSALNLQSPQSTMLLFTPDLKDRIRQSVCPSDLMVFTPPL
- the dlgap5 gene encoding disks large-associated protein 5 isoform X4; this translates as MDSAFAHLRQRDTSVSMLRVKMSRRRSQSQKENRERVVNTRRQLAELPELEMSSLDASIATVNISNIQGKTLNNGKSAKDVAGEERLKQLARWKERKALEKEKEKRERKGVFKTGMYHPKDTLTIPSLPVVPAASTRAKETKMSSTSSQSVRVTRSMKQQQQIERTTFLQPLAVQDPKTLAKKAQAALDRTTRSRVAPVKRAPAPATAKIHDSAVEPAVRALRSKSASRPAVTAAPVVAKDKPMDVRTTRSRAFINHVAPFSYRENDCKAVEADVTMETPRPPGPAPSSEEQNVAVEAPAVAVEEASSFAPKGFMFKAPVGLSSFKFEPLTPRSADAFLTPSPSFSLPEVPAFNLQPPGEPSDSSPSKSPRRSPPREAPATTGSPLESKRGVPYFRLEIASETEGLMTLCADWEPKVEDESIPEEMRDRMRTAVGQARLLMKERFKQFSGLVEDCELGRGEKITTCTDLQGFWDMVYYQVEDVHKKFNALKVAEGRGWVEEHEPPPPRQRKGVKKPPSAAPAKATGTNQAARSRLAAVKAAMKAKQQAAEAEKAAKDAGAAVEDAGPSSEESESRAEPPATVVFDGGFFQVESPAKPPGSLRRAGRPSAAALPQTPPCSNYLSPRRSTRRCLALPQTPLLTAASPARPRHMPARLTLDQAPASPRGTPRASRHRASNSSLCFSPARDAAAVQGDAAAVQGDAALALREPAAEHSLPSICVAEEPAAVCVDLPRSPCRTPQRSLSPSFSLSPSVTPSWPPTSSPPAVLSLEEAQESVCLTPGTLVVEEIPGLDFERYLLPSQRSSLSPGGLDVEMESPRGQTEDLLTLPEHALPAVGSALNLQSPQSTMLLFTPDLKDRIRQSVCPSDLMVFTPPL
- the dlgap5 gene encoding disks large-associated protein 5 isoform X2; translated protein: MDSAFAHLRQRDTSVSMLRVKMSRRRSQSQKENRERVVNTRRQLAELPELEMSSLDASIATVNISNIQGKTLNNGKSAKDVAGEERLKQLARWKERKALEKEKEKRERKGVFKTGMYHPKDTLTIPSLPVVPAASTRAKETKMSSTSSQSVRVTRSMKQQQQIERTTFLQPLAVQDPKTLAKKAQAALDRTTRSRVAPVKRAPAPATAKIHDSAVEPAVRALRSKSASRPAVTAAPVVAKDKPMDVRTTRSRAFINHVAPFSYRENDCKAVEADVTMESQETPRPPGPAPSSEEQNVAVEAPAVAVEEASSFAPKGFMFKAPVGLSSFKFEPLTPRSADAFLTPSPSFSLPEVPAFNLQPPGEPSDSSPSKSPRRSPPREAPATTGSPLESKRGVPYFRLEIASETEGLMTLCADWEPKVEDESIPEEMRDRMRTAVGQARLLMKERFKQFSGLVEDCELGRGEKITTCTDLQGFWDMVYYQVEDVHKKFNALKVAEGRGWVEEHEPPPPRQRKGVKKPPSAAPAKATGTNQAARSRLAAVKAAMKAKQQAAEAEKAAKDAGAAVEDAGPSSEESESRAEPPATVVFDGGFFQVESPAKPPGSLRRAGRPSAAALPQTPPCSNYLSPRRSTRRCLALPQTPLLTAASPARPRHMPARLTLDQAPASPRGTPRASRHRASNSSLCFSPARDAAAVQGDAAAVQGDAALALREPAAEHSLPSICVAEEPAAVCVDLPRSPCRTPQRSLSPSFSLSPSVTPSWPPTSSPPAVLSLEEAQESVCLTPGTLVVEEIPGLDFERYLLPSQRSSLSPGGLDVEMESPRGQTEDLLTLPEHALPAVGSALNLQSPQSTMLLFTPDLKDRIRQSVCPSDLMVFTPPL